The Gloeobacter violaceus PCC 7421 DNA window TCGCCACTGATGTGCAGGCCCTCGGTGCGCTCGACGGCGGCGCGCAGTTCGCCCGCCGCCACCGCTCCGCCCACCAGCCACCCCGCCAGGCAGCCCAACTCGACGCAGAAGCCCCGGCGCTCGATCAGCGCCAGCGTGGCAAAGATGCGCTCCGCCAGGCTCAAATGCTCAAAGGCCGGGGGCACCGGTTCACGCATGCTGCATCAGCCGGGCGCGAAAATCCGCCGCTGTGCGCGCGAGCCCCTCGCCCAGGGCCACCGTCGGCTGCCAGCCCAAAATCCGCCGCGCCCGGCCGATGTCGGGGCAGCGCTGGCGCGGGTCGTCCGACGGTAGCGGGTTGAAGAGCACCGGCAGTTGCGGGTCGACCAGGGAGCGCACCTGATTGGCCAGTTCCAGAATCGTAAATTCGTCCGGATTGCCGACGTTCATCGGGCCGATATAGTTGCTGTCCATCAGGCGGATCATCCCCTCCACCAGATCGTCGATGTAGCAAAAGCTGCGGGTCTGTTTGCCTTCGCCATAGATAGTAAGCGCCTCGCCGCGCAGCGCCTGGAACAAAAAGTTGCTGACCACCCGCCCGTCCCCCTCGTTCATGCGGGGGCCGTAGGTGTTGAAGATGCGGATAATCCGGATGTCGACGTGGTTCTGGCGGTGATAATCCATCATCAGGGTCTCCGCGAGGCGCTTCGACTCGTCGTAGCAGCTGCGGATGCCCACGGGGTTGACATTTCCCCAATAATCTTCGTTCTGCGGGTGCACCAGCGGGTCGCCGTAAACTTCGGAGGTCGAAGCGAGCAAAATGCGCGCCTTGACCCGCTTGGCGAGGCCCAGCATGTTAAGGGTTCCCAGCACGCTGGTCTTGACCGTCTTGACCGGGTTGTACTGGTAGTGGATCGGAGAAGCCGGACAGGCCAGATGGTACACCCGGTCCACCTCCAGGCGAATCGGTTCGGTAACGTCGTGGCGGATAAATTCGAAATTGGCGCAATCGCGCAGGTGGGCGATGTTGGTGCGCGCCCCGGTAAAATAATTGTCCAGACAAATTACTTCGTCTCCGGCTTTGACCAACCGATCGCACAGGTGCGATCCGATAAACCCTGCCCCCCCTGTAATCAGAACACGCATTGGCATCTTCCCTGGCATCGCACGTCATGCTAGCTCATCGGTAGCGGCCTTCTGCCGATTTTTCCCCACCGGTGAACCTGGTGGGTGTGGGCGGCGTCTGCACTGCCGTCTGGAGCTTGAGAGCCTGTAGCCTCGCTCCTGGCCCGGGAGGCTTTGCACCTCGGCGAGCGGGCCAAATCACGCCAATACAGTGATGCTGTTTGCGCAAAATCTGTAACAATGCTTGTGGATGGGCTCCGGGATGGTCAGGTTTTCCTGACATGAAAGTCAAAAAGCTCTCCCGGCGTCTGCGGTCGCTCCCCTTCTCTCCCCACGGCTTGAGAGTGTTTCACCTCGCCTGGCGGACATTGAGATCCAGGATTACTCTACGCGGGTATTTTCCTGGTCGAATCGGGCTACAGCGGCGGCAGGCTGCCTTGATCGTCTTCAACTAAATGCCGCTTTTTGTTCGGAAAAGCCCATGTTGGTGAGTGTCATTGTCCGCACCTTCAACGAAGAGCGCTATCTGCCGCAGTTGCTCGGAGCCGTCGCCTCCCAGCGCACCGATGGATTTGCCTGTGAGGTGATTGTCGTCGATTCAGGCTCGACCGACGACACCGTCGCTATCGCCCGCGCCCACGGCTGCCGGTTGGAGTTTATTCCTAAAGCCGAGTTTTCCTTTGGCCGCTCGCTCAATATCGGCTGCGCGGCAGCCCATGGCCGGGTGTTGGTGTTTGTGAGCG harbors:
- a CDS encoding UDP-glucuronic acid decarboxylase family protein, producing the protein MRVLITGGAGFIGSHLCDRLVKAGDEVICLDNYFTGARTNIAHLRDCANFEFIRHDVTEPIRLEVDRVYHLACPASPIHYQYNPVKTVKTSVLGTLNMLGLAKRVKARILLASTSEVYGDPLVHPQNEDYWGNVNPVGIRSCYDESKRLAETLMMDYHRQNHVDIRIIRIFNTYGPRMNEGDGRVVSNFLFQALRGEALTIYGEGKQTRSFCYIDDLVEGMIRLMDSNYIGPMNVGNPDEFTILELANQVRSLVDPQLPVLFNPLPSDDPRQRCPDIGRARRILGWQPTVALGEGLARTAADFRARLMQHA